A portion of the Mycobacterium paraseoulense genome contains these proteins:
- a CDS encoding glutamate--cysteine ligase, which yields MSEPPTFGAEEEFLLVDPRTGEPAPRNADVAGEAARRGVELQLELSSCQVETTSHVVTTSSQLGEELSRLRAAAQAAEGTGFGCSRPGFPATPHAFPVTDTPRYRRIGAEYGMVAHEQGICGCHVHVQVPDRAAAVGVSNWLRPWLPSLLALSANSAVYRGADSGYASWRSVLWRRWPVAGPPPFFPSPDDYDRTVRMLIDSEVILDQKMVYWDVRPSENFPTIEVRVADVPATVAETVLLATLVRAAVMTALEAPADEPGRLPPAALRAAYWKAAHDGLAGRALDLVHGHGAVPAREQLGALVQRVRPALESLGEYDRVAGELDRVAAQGNGAMRQLRAWRIRGEVMDVIEAAAAATLS from the coding sequence ATGAGCGAACCTCCCACCTTCGGCGCGGAGGAGGAATTTCTCCTCGTCGACCCGCGAACCGGTGAACCGGCTCCGCGGAACGCCGATGTGGCCGGCGAGGCCGCACGCCGCGGCGTCGAGCTGCAGCTGGAACTGAGCAGCTGCCAGGTGGAAACCACCTCTCATGTCGTGACGACCAGCTCGCAACTGGGCGAAGAACTGTCCCGGCTGCGCGCGGCGGCGCAGGCGGCCGAGGGGACGGGCTTCGGCTGCTCGCGGCCGGGCTTCCCCGCCACGCCGCACGCCTTTCCGGTCACCGACACTCCCCGATACCGTCGAATCGGCGCCGAATACGGGATGGTCGCGCACGAGCAAGGGATCTGCGGATGCCATGTGCACGTGCAGGTTCCGGACCGCGCGGCCGCCGTCGGAGTCAGCAACTGGCTGCGACCGTGGTTGCCGTCATTGCTCGCGCTGTCGGCGAATTCGGCGGTGTATCGTGGCGCCGACAGCGGGTACGCGAGCTGGCGCAGCGTCCTATGGCGGCGCTGGCCGGTGGCCGGCCCGCCGCCGTTCTTCCCGTCGCCCGACGACTATGACCGCACGGTGCGGATGCTGATCGACAGCGAAGTGATCCTGGACCAGAAGATGGTCTATTGGGACGTGCGCCCGTCGGAGAACTTCCCGACGATCGAGGTGCGGGTGGCCGACGTGCCGGCGACCGTTGCGGAGACGGTGTTGCTCGCCACCCTGGTCAGGGCGGCGGTGATGACGGCGCTCGAAGCGCCCGCGGACGAGCCCGGGCGGCTTCCGCCGGCGGCCCTGCGCGCGGCGTACTGGAAGGCCGCCCACGACGGGCTCGCCGGGCGCGCGCTCGACCTGGTCCACGGCCACGGAGCGGTGCCGGCGCGTGAGCAGCTGGGCGCTCTCGTGCAGCGCGTGCGGCCGGCGCTGGAATCGCTCGGCGAATATGACCGCGTCGCGGGCGAACTCGACCGTGTCGCCGCTCAGGGTAACGGGGCGATGCGCCAGCTGCGGGCGTGGCGCATCCGGGGCGAGGTGATGGACGTCATCGAAGCGGCTGCCGCCGCCACACTGAGCTGA
- a CDS encoding anti-sigma factor antagonist yields the protein MLSTKLVYELGDPNSTLRATADRSGPAVLIYAGGELDACNEHTWRQLVSEVAGIVIAPGPLVVDVTGLDFMGCCAFAVLADEARRCKDRGVELRLVSREPIVARIVDACGLSALLPIYPTADSALASAARW from the coding sequence ATGCTCAGCACCAAGCTGGTCTACGAGCTGGGCGATCCGAACAGCACGCTGCGCGCCACGGCCGATCGCAGCGGCCCGGCGGTGCTGATCTACGCGGGCGGGGAGCTCGACGCGTGCAACGAGCACACCTGGCGCCAGCTGGTCAGCGAGGTAGCCGGCATCGTCATCGCGCCCGGCCCGCTCGTGGTCGACGTCACCGGGCTGGATTTCATGGGCTGCTGCGCCTTCGCGGTGCTGGCCGACGAGGCGAGGCGTTGCAAGGATCGCGGCGTCGAATTGCGCCTGGTCAGCCGCGAGCCGATCGTCGCCCGCATCGTCGACGCGTGCGGCCTGTCCGCGCTGCTGCCCATCTACCCGACCGCCGATTCCGCGCTGGCGTCCGCGGCCCGTTGGTAA